The window AATTAAATATTGTTGTTGAAGAGGTGAAAAACTATCTTTGTTTTCTGGCTGAAACCGGGTGCGCCGGTTTTGACTGTAAAAAGGAAAGTCTTGAGACCATTGAATACTGGGGAAAAGACAGGTCGTTTACACCGGAAACCCTGGAGAAAATACGCGCTGATATCGGAGACTGTCGCCGCTGCAAACTATCAAACAGCCGTAAAAATATTGTCTTTGGAGCGGGGAGCCCAAAAGCAAGGCTTGTATTTGTAGGCGAAGGACCGGGCTTTGAGGAGGATAAAACCGGCATGCCGTTTGTTGGGGCGGCAGGCAAGCTTCTTACCAAAATAATTCAGGCCATTAAACTTACACGTGAGCAGGTATATATTTGCAATGTTATAAAATGCCGTCCTCCGGGCAACAGAAATCCTGATCCTGATGAAATTAAGGCCTGTTTTCCTTTTTTAGAGCGCCAGATCGCTACTCTAAAGCCGGATTTCATATGCGCTCTCGGGACTTTTGCTGCACAGATCCTCCTTGAAACAAAAGAACCTATTTCGAAGCTCAGAGGGCGTTTCCATGATTACAAGGGGATTAAGCTTTTGCCTACATATCATCCCGCATATCTTCTTCGCAACCCGGATAAAAAAAGGGATGTCTGGGAGGATATGAAGAAGCTGATCAATGAAATAGGGGAATAAAAAACTTTGGTTATTATTGCGGAGCAGTTGATATGAAATACAAATTTTTCATAATTATCCTGTCGGCATTATTGCTCTTTTTTTCCGCAAATGCTTTTTCAGGAGAAAATGAAATCTATATTATCAAGGCATCAGGCGCAGTAAGCCCTGCCACGGCTGATTTTTTAAAACAGGGGATTAAGAAGGCATCAGATAATAATGTTTCCTGCGTTATCATTGAGCTTGATACCCCGGGAGGTCTGGCTGAGTCTATGCGTGATATTGTGATGGCCATACTTGCAAGCAGGGTTCCTGTTGTGGTTTATGTTTCTCCGGGCGGAGCAAGGGCTGCTTCGGCAGGGGTTATGATTACCATGGCGGCCGATATTGCCGCAATGGCTCCTGGAACAAATATCGGTGCTGCGCATCCGGTAGGAGCCGGAGGAAAAAAGATAGACAAAACCATGTCTGAAAAGGTGGTAAACGACATGGTGGCTCAGGCCAGGAGTGTCGCAAACAAACGGGGGCGGAATGCAGACTGGGTTGAAAAGGCCATTCGTGAAAGTGTTTCCGTCACGGAAACCGTGGCCCTGAAACAAAATATCATCGATAT of the Anaerolineae bacterium genome contains:
- a CDS encoding uracil-DNA glycosylase codes for the protein MTNGLELNIVVEEVKNYLCFLAETGCAGFDCKKESLETIEYWGKDRSFTPETLEKIRADIGDCRRCKLSNSRKNIVFGAGSPKARLVFVGEGPGFEEDKTGMPFVGAAGKLLTKIIQAIKLTREQVYICNVIKCRPPGNRNPDPDEIKACFPFLERQIATLKPDFICALGTFAAQILLETKEPISKLRGRFHDYKGIKLLPTYHPAYLLRNPDKKRDVWEDMKKLINEIGE